From one Butyricimonas faecihominis genomic stretch:
- a CDS encoding SusC/RagA family TonB-linked outer membrane protein, which yields MKSNWKYAVFSVKKSKTFKSMRFFLIFCFFCIPGVMANGYSQEQVVSLNLKQCDVNTLCQEIWKQTGLRFIYNEEHVKALQAFNVQADHKTVQEVLDEVFKNTSLRYFFENDIIYIVNKQKDEPEKKEGRSISGTVKDTKKNPLPGVTVLIKGTTVGVVTDVDGKFKITLPKDTVTFVFSFVGMKRQEVKYTPGKKLDIVMEDDVEQMEEVVITGYQKIDKRHLTSAVTTLKADDINVAGISTIDKMLEGHVPGMIFMQNSGQVGAAPKLRIRGSSTVLGSREPLWVLDGIILHDPVNVDPSQINDLDFVNLLGNAISGLNPDDIEQIDVLKDASATALYGTRAANGVIVITTKKGKIGPPSISYSFTGSLSRRPRYTDREVNVMNSKERMAFSRELVEKGIKFTALNSWVGYESAIYDFWNGKMNYNEFQKTVDRYETVNTDWFDLLTRDAFSHKHTLSLSGGTDNIRYYGSLGFNDEKGVNKGEQNKTYSAALNLTANYNRFSARFAFQANVGEKEYTPSDVGLFSYAFNTSRTIPAYNEDGTLFYYDRTSTLEGGSSSTHPFSILNEIENTSDEIRSSSLSVNTSVDYKFTDYLKASATLSYQVSNTNEETYFGEKSFYAACLRDGGFTEQGKVANYMPYGGELQLLDSRNNSYTARLQLDFNKFLDENHIHMITASVGGELSSSRYRGFSQTRRCYMPERGESYAPVDVAAYPLYMEWLANDEAALGKRTNSLTNMISGYFTASYSYRDRYVLTFNMRGDASNKFGSKSNDKFLPIWAIAGRWNVKDDLFANRSWVNLLAMRLSFGYQGNMLDSQTPELIIKKGTMNTQFGKYESTVSSFPNPFLKWEKTASFNIGLDFSFLNDAIKGTVAYYYKKTKDAFLSKTISEINGITNYMVNKGTLENQGWEFALNFVPFNPQGGTDSFRWSIDPQIGQVLNKLIAKAINNQEKVIRDEVKYADYLSGNVEIPGRPLDSFYSYKFKGLDPIDGRPMFYDVDVENKEKFADMDKEEVYKYVMDYSGCRVPTLQGSISNKLSYKRCVLAFNLAYSLGSKIRLLKLYPNVNGSYGTIAPQPHENARREFLKRWQNPGDEAYTNIPGILSGEAFRATIVSNWWSGYSYSFADNIWSMYDNSDIRVVSGNYLKLSSVSFRYLFSEKVLKALRLKSAYFELTGTNLFTISAKELKGQDPATQSGSANTINMSLRPTYSCRINITF from the coding sequence ATGAAATCTAATTGGAAGTACGCTGTTTTTAGCGTGAAAAAATCAAAGACTTTTAAGAGTATGAGATTTTTCTTAATTTTCTGTTTCTTTTGTATTCCTGGAGTAATGGCAAATGGCTACTCGCAGGAGCAGGTTGTTTCTTTAAACTTGAAGCAGTGTGATGTGAATACATTGTGTCAGGAAATATGGAAACAAACGGGGTTACGTTTTATTTACAATGAAGAGCATGTTAAGGCACTTCAAGCGTTTAATGTGCAAGCAGATCACAAAACAGTACAGGAAGTGCTGGATGAAGTATTTAAAAATACCTCATTGCGTTATTTCTTTGAGAACGATATTATTTATATCGTGAACAAACAAAAAGATGAACCGGAGAAAAAGGAAGGAAGGTCTATTTCCGGGACGGTGAAAGATACCAAAAAAAATCCTCTTCCGGGGGTTACCGTGTTGATAAAAGGGACTACAGTAGGGGTGGTTACGGATGTAGACGGAAAATTTAAGATTACCTTACCCAAGGATACCGTGACTTTTGTTTTTTCATTTGTGGGGATGAAAAGACAGGAAGTAAAGTACACGCCGGGCAAAAAGTTAGACATTGTAATGGAGGATGATGTGGAGCAGATGGAAGAGGTTGTGATTACCGGTTACCAGAAAATTGACAAACGTCATTTAACCAGTGCCGTGACAACTTTGAAGGCTGATGATATTAATGTGGCCGGTATATCGACTATTGACAAGATGTTGGAGGGACACGTACCGGGTATGATTTTCATGCAAAATTCAGGTCAGGTGGGAGCGGCTCCGAAATTACGTATCCGTGGTTCTTCGACTGTGTTGGGTTCTCGTGAACCGCTTTGGGTTTTGGATGGAATCATTTTACATGATCCGGTAAATGTTGATCCTTCTCAAATTAATGATTTGGATTTTGTGAATTTGTTGGGTAATGCTATTTCAGGCTTGAATCCGGATGATATTGAGCAAATTGACGTGTTGAAGGATGCCTCTGCCACGGCATTATATGGTACGCGTGCAGCAAATGGTGTGATTGTGATTACCACGAAAAAAGGTAAGATCGGACCTCCTTCAATTTCCTACTCTTTTACCGGAAGTTTATCTCGTCGTCCAAGATATACGGATCGGGAGGTGAATGTGATGAACTCCAAAGAACGTATGGCTTTTTCTCGTGAATTGGTGGAGAAAGGAATCAAGTTTACAGCATTAAATTCTTGGGTTGGTTACGAGTCTGCGATTTATGATTTTTGGAATGGAAAAATGAATTATAATGAATTCCAAAAGACGGTGGATCGTTATGAAACGGTTAACACGGATTGGTTCGATTTGTTGACTCGGGATGCTTTTTCTCATAAGCATACGTTGAGTCTTTCCGGAGGTACTGATAATATTCGTTATTATGGGTCTTTGGGATTTAATGACGAGAAAGGGGTCAATAAGGGAGAACAAAATAAAACGTATTCAGCGGCATTGAATTTGACTGCTAATTATAATCGTTTCTCTGCCCGTTTTGCGTTTCAAGCTAACGTAGGAGAAAAAGAATATACTCCGTCAGATGTAGGATTGTTTAGTTATGCATTCAATACTTCTCGAACAATTCCGGCATACAATGAAGATGGGACGTTGTTTTATTACGATAGAACTTCCACGTTGGAAGGAGGTTCTAGCTCTACGCATCCTTTCAGTATTTTGAATGAAATAGAAAATACTTCAGACGAGATTCGTTCGAGTTCGTTGTCTGTAAATACTTCTGTCGATTATAAATTTACAGATTATTTAAAGGCTTCGGCCACTTTGTCCTATCAGGTTAGTAATACGAACGAGGAAACTTATTTTGGGGAAAAGAGTTTTTATGCAGCTTGTTTACGTGATGGAGGATTCACAGAACAGGGAAAAGTAGCAAATTACATGCCTTATGGAGGTGAATTACAATTGTTAGATTCTCGAAATAACTCTTATACGGCTCGTTTACAATTGGACTTCAATAAATTCTTGGATGAAAATCATATTCACATGATTACGGCTTCCGTGGGAGGAGAACTTTCTTCTTCACGTTACCGCGGTTTCTCGCAAACACGTCGTTGTTATATGCCGGAAAGAGGAGAATCTTACGCTCCCGTGGACGTGGCGGCTTATCCCCTGTACATGGAATGGTTGGCTAATGATGAAGCGGCATTAGGAAAACGTACAAACTCGTTAACGAACATGATATCTGGGTATTTCACGGCATCGTATAGTTATCGAGATCGTTATGTTTTGACATTCAACATGCGTGGAGATGCGTCCAATAAATTTGGTAGCAAGAGTAACGATAAATTCTTACCTATTTGGGCTATTGCGGGACGTTGGAATGTGAAGGATGATTTATTTGCCAATCGTAGTTGGGTGAATTTATTGGCAATGCGTCTTTCTTTCGGTTATCAAGGAAATATGTTGGACTCGCAAACACCCGAGTTGATCATTAAGAAAGGAACGATGAACACGCAATTCGGAAAATATGAATCGACCGTGAGTTCATTCCCGAATCCATTTTTGAAATGGGAAAAAACGGCTTCTTTTAATATTGGGTTGGACTTCTCGTTCTTGAATGATGCAATCAAAGGAACTGTTGCTTACTATTACAAAAAGACAAAAGATGCCTTTTTGAGTAAAACCATTTCCGAGATCAATGGTATTACTAATTATATGGTAAATAAAGGAACTTTGGAAAATCAGGGATGGGAGTTCGCTTTGAATTTTGTACCCTTTAATCCGCAGGGTGGGACGGATAGTTTTCGTTGGAGTATAGACCCACAGATTGGTCAGGTATTGAATAAATTGATAGCCAAAGCGATTAATAATCAAGAGAAAGTAATTCGTGATGAGGTAAAATATGCTGATTATTTGTCTGGTAACGTGGAAATTCCTGGACGCCCGTTGGATTCTTTTTACTCGTATAAATTCAAAGGATTGGATCCAATTGACGGCCGTCCCATGTTCTATGATGTGGACGTGGAAAATAAGGAAAAATTTGCGGATATGGATAAAGAAGAGGTGTATAAGTACGTGATGGATTATTCCGGATGTAGAGTACCGACGTTACAAGGAAGCATTTCCAATAAATTGTCATATAAACGTTGTGTATTAGCTTTTAACTTGGCTTATAGTTTGGGTTCCAAGATCCGTTTGTTGAAATTATACCCGAACGTGAATGGTTCTTATGGTACAATTGCTCCGCAGCCACACGAGAATGCTCGTCGGGAATTTTTGAAACGTTGGCAAAATCCGGGTGATGAGGCCTACACGAATATTCCGGGTATTTTATCGGGAGAAGCATTCCGTGCAACAATCGTTTCCAACTGGTGGTCGGGGTATTCTTACTCTTTTGCGGATAATATTTGGTCGATGTATGATAATTCAGATATACGTGTTGTGAGTGGTAATTATTTGAAATTATCTTCCGTGAGTTTTCGTTATCTTTTCTCGGAAAAAGTATTGAAAGCTTTACGTTTAAAATCGGCTTATTTTGAATTGACGGGAACAAACTTATTTACAATTAGTGCTAAAGAACTGAAAGGACAGGATCCAGCCACTCAATCCGGGTCGGCAAATACAATTAACATGAGCCTTCGTCCTACTTATTCTTGTCGTATTAACATCACTTTCTAA
- a CDS encoding RagB/SusD family nutrient uptake outer membrane protein — MKKKILYWIVCLGLFTISCGDFLEDYSQDLTYASSCADLEELLIGNGYMKQNVSTSFTVTGDNSFSCPWIHVMDDDAIEPDRKQQYSGAVYQLEEFHHWAKNPFQNEGKTFDDAAWKDWYARIAIANVVIPKVNDMLDDPEEERNRIKGEALFLRAGFYFLLTNFYGLPYREASATTDLSVPLKLTEYIEDKYYSRNTVKEVFESIENDLKQAVLLLKGVEQTTVYQANEAAARLLLSRVYLYMERWENAVAQCDSIMLLDKYSCLDFNTVDASKSSTYAGSPETIFSQGTYSMDFIMSETNYSPYYHYGWVVSDDLLKIYNEKDLRRSIYHTPTRMPGVEGTTDGTFRCIKLKDKNKDGYVSDMFLLRYPEVILNKAEALAMLGRENDSKACLQELRSNRFKGADLQSVVETGDDYITFVRDERRRELCFEGHRWFDLRRYAVSTTHPFTKEIIHPHYDRWAGSGSGVGDERNEYQFTGNYRLKKYNEETAYVLPIPEYAMTYNNGALVQNEREDRKINN, encoded by the coding sequence ATGAAAAAGAAAATATTATATTGGATCGTGTGTTTGGGACTATTTACCATTTCGTGTGGTGATTTTTTGGAAGATTATTCTCAAGATTTGACCTATGCTTCTTCTTGTGCTGATTTGGAGGAATTACTTATCGGGAATGGCTACATGAAACAAAATGTGTCAACATCTTTTACGGTGACTGGAGACAATAGTTTTTCTTGTCCATGGATTCATGTTATGGATGATGATGCTATCGAACCGGATCGGAAACAACAATACTCGGGAGCTGTATATCAACTTGAAGAGTTTCATCATTGGGCAAAGAATCCGTTCCAGAATGAGGGAAAGACATTTGATGATGCTGCATGGAAAGATTGGTATGCGCGTATCGCTATCGCCAACGTGGTAATTCCTAAAGTTAATGATATGCTGGATGATCCGGAAGAGGAACGTAACCGGATAAAAGGGGAAGCACTTTTCTTGCGTGCAGGATTTTATTTCTTGTTGACGAATTTTTATGGACTTCCTTACCGGGAGGCTTCGGCAACCACGGATTTGTCTGTACCTTTAAAATTGACTGAATATATTGAAGATAAATATTATTCTCGTAATACGGTAAAGGAAGTTTTCGAGTCTATAGAGAATGATTTGAAACAAGCGGTCCTTCTTTTGAAAGGAGTAGAACAAACTACTGTTTATCAAGCAAACGAGGCTGCTGCCCGTCTATTGTTAAGTCGTGTGTATCTTTACATGGAGCGTTGGGAGAATGCCGTGGCTCAATGTGATTCTATCATGCTTCTGGATAAATACTCTTGTTTGGATTTTAATACGGTAGATGCGTCTAAAAGTAGTACGTATGCAGGTTCTCCCGAAACAATATTTTCACAAGGAACTTACAGTATGGATTTTATCATGTCTGAAACGAACTATAGTCCTTATTACCATTATGGTTGGGTGGTATCAGATGATTTGTTGAAAATCTATAACGAAAAAGATTTGCGTAGAAGTATTTATCATACTCCGACAAGAATGCCGGGAGTGGAGGGAACAACTGACGGAACTTTCCGTTGTATCAAGTTGAAAGATAAGAATAAAGATGGATACGTGTCTGATATGTTTCTGTTGCGTTATCCGGAAGTGATATTGAATAAGGCTGAGGCTCTTGCTATGTTAGGAAGGGAGAATGACTCTAAAGCTTGTCTGCAAGAGTTGAGAAGTAATCGATTCAAAGGGGCGGATTTGCAATCTGTGGTTGAAACGGGAGATGATTATATCACTTTTGTACGGGATGAACGTCGTCGGGAATTATGTTTCGAGGGACATCGCTGGTTTGATTTACGACGTTATGCCGTATCTACTACACATCCTTTTACGAAAGAGATCATTCACCCACATTATGACCGTTGGGCAGGTTCTGGTTCCGGTGTAGGGGATGAAAGAAATGAATATCAATTTACCGGGAATTATAGATTGAAAAAATATAACGAGGAAACGGCTTATGTGTTACCAATCCCCGAGTATGCCATGACATATAATAATGGTGCGTTAGTACAAAACGAGAGAGAAGATCGTAAAATAAATAACTAA
- a CDS encoding zinc-dependent metalloprotease, whose amino-acid sequence MKIVCKLIALFICYWGMCAPMVSAQEKESVETDTTQQKKGLPEISEFIKPEAVVHKGMFNVYEQDDKYYMEISDAMMEREFVTMVSIIKGSEMPKPTPTQMYGYAGDALSHTIISFEKGPKDKIFLKKPSYGYAVTDTTMGVYQAVKNSTLIPVLYVFDVKAKSENSVLIDMTAALTGDNDIFSLKASARKLGLGGFQADRSYMTKTSCFKNNIIFRSVKSYAAGSRSLPPSPANPKGGSEPTPPTRWEIGVSIALLPEEPMRPRFEDIRVGYFTNMKSDMGANPYKAERTYLVSRWRLEPKPEDMEKYKRGELVEPVKPIVFYIDRNTPKFLQPYFVEAVNLWQPVFEKIGFKNAIIGKMAPTPEEDPDFSMEDVRYSVISYKASLVPNAYGPHMADPRSGEILCSHIGIFHNVMEMVQQWYFCQAAASDPRVRQCPMPENVVGDVMRFVVAHEVGHTLGLRHNFGASSLYPVEKLRDKEYVKKNGHTASIMDYARMNYIAQPEDHIDVKDLIPRIGIYDEFAIEWGYRYFPGMDLKEETEYLRNWVTQKYKEEPKCMFGTELDMSDPRFQNEDLGDNSMKAGEYGIKNLKLIMNNLEGWTKGDDDDATYLKMMYNGVLNQYMYFISHVLKNVGGRYSEMPLRSNGKAESRMVEKERQQEAMEFLTKHVFTSPEWLFEKRIVGLSGIDKLRTQGNIQRFVIQNLLPKTAFLSSCMDLYGREGNYTPEDYFNDLENGIFSDLKNGEAIPAYRRDLQMEYLRQVMAITQYSEVRKTSNLLTLFTLQLENIAKTAEAYKMKAPDKASEMHAETIVKTVEAWLNGEKSGLYLK is encoded by the coding sequence ATGAAAATTGTATGTAAATTAATAGCATTGTTCATATGCTATTGGGGGATGTGTGCGCCCATGGTTTCTGCTCAAGAGAAAGAGAGCGTGGAGACTGATACAACACAACAGAAAAAAGGGTTACCTGAAATATCGGAATTTATCAAACCGGAGGCCGTTGTACATAAAGGAATGTTCAACGTGTACGAGCAGGATGATAAATATTACATGGAAATTTCCGATGCGATGATGGAACGGGAATTTGTCACGATGGTTTCTATTATCAAAGGGTCTGAGATGCCCAAGCCGACACCGACTCAAATGTATGGTTATGCGGGTGATGCCTTGTCTCACACGATTATCAGTTTTGAGAAAGGGCCGAAAGATAAAATCTTTTTGAAGAAACCATCTTATGGTTATGCTGTAACCGATACGACGATGGGGGTATATCAGGCTGTGAAGAACTCCACGTTGATTCCCGTGTTATACGTGTTCGATGTGAAAGCTAAGAGTGAAAACTCCGTGTTGATCGATATGACTGCGGCGTTGACGGGTGACAATGATATCTTTTCGTTGAAAGCTTCTGCTAGAAAATTGGGATTGGGAGGTTTTCAGGCAGATCGTTCTTATATGACGAAAACGAGTTGTTTCAAAAACAATATCATTTTCCGTTCCGTGAAGAGTTATGCTGCGGGATCCAGATCATTGCCTCCTAGTCCGGCAAATCCGAAGGGGGGGAGTGAACCAACTCCTCCTACGCGTTGGGAAATCGGTGTGTCCATAGCCCTCTTGCCTGAGGAACCCATGCGACCCCGGTTTGAAGATATCCGGGTGGGATACTTCACGAACATGAAATCGGATATGGGAGCTAATCCGTATAAAGCTGAACGGACGTATCTTGTTAGTCGTTGGAGACTGGAACCGAAACCGGAAGATATGGAAAAATATAAACGTGGAGAACTGGTTGAACCTGTAAAACCGATCGTTTTCTATATTGACCGGAATACCCCCAAATTTTTGCAACCTTATTTCGTTGAGGCTGTAAATTTGTGGCAACCTGTCTTTGAGAAAATCGGTTTCAAAAATGCGATTATCGGAAAGATGGCTCCAACCCCGGAAGAAGATCCGGATTTCTCGATGGAAGATGTGCGTTATTCCGTGATTTCCTACAAGGCTTCTTTGGTTCCTAACGCATATGGCCCTCATATGGCAGACCCGCGTTCGGGAGAGATTCTTTGTTCACACATTGGTATTTTCCATAACGTGATGGAGATGGTTCAACAGTGGTATTTCTGTCAGGCTGCGGCTTCTGATCCTAGAGTACGTCAATGTCCTATGCCGGAAAATGTAGTGGGTGACGTGATGCGTTTTGTTGTCGCTCATGAGGTGGGACATACTTTGGGATTGCGTCATAACTTTGGTGCTAGTAGCTTGTACCCGGTTGAAAAATTAAGAGATAAAGAGTACGTGAAAAAGAATGGCCACACGGCTTCTATCATGGACTATGCCCGTATGAATTATATTGCGCAACCGGAAGATCATATCGATGTGAAAGATTTGATTCCGCGCATTGGTATCTATGATGAATTTGCTATTGAATGGGGATATCGTTATTTCCCGGGTATGGACTTGAAGGAGGAAACGGAGTATCTTCGGAATTGGGTAACTCAGAAGTACAAAGAAGAACCGAAATGTATGTTTGGAACCGAATTGGATATGTCTGATCCCCGTTTCCAAAATGAGGATTTAGGAGATAATAGCATGAAGGCAGGCGAGTACGGTATCAAAAACCTGAAATTGATCATGAATAATCTGGAAGGCTGGACAAAGGGCGATGACGATGACGCTACTTACTTGAAAATGATGTATAATGGAGTTTTAAATCAATACATGTATTTCATCTCTCATGTTTTGAAAAATGTAGGAGGTCGTTATAGCGAGATGCCTTTACGTTCAAATGGTAAGGCAGAATCTCGAATGGTGGAAAAGGAACGGCAACAAGAGGCCATGGAATTTTTGACAAAACACGTGTTCACGAGTCCGGAATGGTTGTTCGAGAAACGGATTGTTGGCTTGTCGGGTATCGATAAATTGAGAACTCAGGGGAATATTCAACGATTCGTTATCCAGAACTTATTGCCAAAGACAGCCTTTTTGTCCTCTTGTATGGATTTATATGGACGTGAAGGAAATTATACCCCAGAAGATTATTTCAATGATTTGGAAAACGGAATTTTTTCAGATTTGAAGAATGGAGAGGCTATTCCGGCTTATCGTCGTGACTTGCAAATGGAATACCTTCGCCAGGTGATGGCAATTACACAATATTCGGAGGTTCGGAAAACTTCTAATTTGTTAACCCTGTTTACGTTGCAGTTGGAGAATATTGCTAAAACTGCCGAGGCGTATAAGATGAAGGCTCCGGACAAGGCTTCCGAGATGCATGCGGAGACAATCGTGAAGACGGTGGAAGCTTGGTTGAATGGAGAAAAAAGTGGTCTGTATCTAAAATAA
- a CDS encoding zinc-dependent metalloprotease → MRNCILSIVLCLMVCLPGIGQEKKASEDKKTTAAEKKGPMSFDKFFKKGMKQVDATFPVYELDDKYYMEIAEKYLGRDMFISGQMVKGIGVRASGLESAGVVNFKKGPQDKLYMYCEFGGVRGSEQQPEVARILEEETLLPVDAVFPIVAWGKDSTGVIIEITNLIKGTGNWYRLSDEGTSAALKGNKQSGGGEMIFVNEVLKKNHGVKFTLTWIVDQNVAGIECHVDLLPERRMRVRYADERVGYETLDYYDFGSNPYGIKKRTIIAKWNLEPKDMNRYVKGILTEPKEPIVFYLDNCFPKELKKYAKEGVLEWQSAFEKAGFKNAIQVREAQNEDEMTSAKAVISYSINAGTNSTSFERDIRTGEILACNVNLNHVTLGGYLDTYFARCGAIDPRMAKNIYDPHVAGAIVRMFVARQVGFALGLLPNAAGSYAYTPAQIRDRNFVKKNSFSASILDDCSFNFIAQPEDKMTTDELIYHVGVYDRWAIEWGYRVFPNSKTADNDKKLLKNLADKRLTNKTLLYMKNTSYDLRALPSDLSSDKIEASRLGIRNMERFIKNLNKLSATEDLKANNWQTYMTGGQNALGMLYQNLVYKVMENLGSRMKLERDEVFASKELQQQTMEFLAENVFAEPQEWMYDEVLTKEFGIGPKGIRFGLQEIVFSYLLNPKVIENMERATRVEGDKAYSLIDYWEDIRRLIFKNFSKDMVLSEYECHVENMFIMTFMDLMVKHMVLSNNNKLTTYGVNMIAWINDIHEQAKLLSEQHVNQTVRDHYRAMMYRIEQDMKLIASVTK, encoded by the coding sequence ATGAGAAATTGTATATTAAGTATTGTACTGTGCCTTATGGTTTGCTTGCCTGGAATTGGGCAGGAGAAAAAGGCTTCGGAAGATAAAAAAACGACTGCGGCAGAGAAAAAGGGGCCCATGTCCTTTGATAAATTCTTTAAAAAAGGCATGAAGCAAGTGGATGCCACCTTCCCCGTGTACGAGTTGGATGATAAATACTACATGGAGATAGCAGAGAAATACCTTGGAAGGGATATGTTTATCTCCGGACAAATGGTGAAAGGTATCGGGGTGCGTGCTTCAGGTTTGGAATCTGCCGGGGTGGTAAATTTTAAGAAAGGCCCTCAGGATAAGCTGTATATGTATTGTGAGTTCGGGGGAGTCCGGGGATCAGAACAACAACCGGAAGTGGCCCGTATTCTAGAAGAAGAAACATTGTTACCGGTAGATGCCGTCTTTCCTATCGTGGCTTGGGGAAAAGATTCAACGGGCGTGATTATCGAGATTACCAACTTGATAAAAGGAACCGGGAATTGGTATCGCTTGTCAGATGAAGGAACCAGTGCTGCATTGAAAGGGAACAAACAATCCGGTGGTGGAGAAATGATTTTCGTGAATGAAGTGTTGAAAAAAAATCATGGAGTGAAGTTCACGCTGACCTGGATCGTGGATCAAAATGTTGCCGGGATTGAATGTCATGTCGATCTTTTGCCGGAAAGACGTATGCGAGTTCGTTATGCCGATGAACGGGTGGGGTACGAGACGTTGGATTATTATGATTTCGGAAGTAATCCTTACGGGATCAAAAAAAGAACGATCATTGCGAAATGGAATCTGGAGCCGAAGGATATGAATCGCTATGTCAAGGGAATTTTGACTGAACCTAAAGAGCCGATCGTGTTCTATTTGGATAATTGCTTTCCCAAAGAATTGAAAAAATATGCCAAAGAAGGAGTTTTGGAGTGGCAGTCTGCTTTTGAGAAAGCCGGGTTTAAAAATGCAATTCAAGTAAGAGAGGCTCAGAATGAAGACGAGATGACTTCGGCCAAAGCGGTCATTTCTTATAGTATCAATGCCGGGACCAATTCTACTTCTTTTGAACGGGATATTCGTACAGGGGAGATATTGGCATGTAACGTGAACCTGAATCACGTGACTCTTGGGGGGTATTTGGATACTTATTTTGCCCGTTGTGGGGCCATTGATCCTCGTATGGCAAAGAATATTTATGATCCTCATGTTGCTGGGGCAATTGTTCGCATGTTCGTGGCGAGACAGGTCGGTTTCGCTTTAGGATTACTTCCTAATGCGGCGGGTAGCTATGCTTATACCCCAGCCCAGATTCGGGATCGTAATTTCGTGAAAAAAAATAGTTTTTCAGCTTCTATCTTAGACGATTGCTCGTTCAATTTTATTGCTCAGCCGGAAGACAAGATGACCACGGATGAATTAATATACCACGTGGGGGTTTACGATCGTTGGGCGATTGAATGGGGATACCGGGTGTTCCCGAACAGTAAGACTGCCGATAACGATAAAAAATTATTGAAGAATTTGGCAGATAAGCGTTTGACGAATAAAACTCTTCTTTACATGAAAAATACCAGTTACGACCTGCGGGCGTTACCTTCGGATTTATCTTCCGATAAAATCGAGGCTTCCCGGTTGGGGATTCGTAATATGGAAAGGTTTATCAAGAACTTAAACAAACTCTCTGCCACGGAGGATTTGAAAGCGAATAATTGGCAAACTTACATGACCGGGGGACAAAATGCCTTGGGAATGTTGTACCAGAATCTGGTGTATAAGGTGATGGAGAACTTGGGCTCCCGGATGAAATTAGAACGGGATGAAGTTTTTGCTTCTAAAGAGTTGCAGCAACAAACCATGGAATTCTTAGCTGAAAATGTTTTTGCCGAACCACAGGAATGGATGTATGATGAGGTTTTGACGAAAGAATTTGGGATTGGGCCTAAAGGCATACGTTTTGGTTTGCAAGAGATTGTTTTTAGCTATTTACTGAATCCCAAAGTGATTGAAAACATGGAACGGGCTACCCGTGTGGAGGGAGATAAAGCATATTCTTTGATTGATTATTGGGAGGATATACGTCGTCTGATCTTTAAAAATTTTAGTAAAGACATGGTTTTGTCAGAGTATGAATGTCACGTGGAGAACATGTTTATCATGACTTTCATGGACTTGATGGTAAAACATATGGTTCTTTCCAATAATAACAAGTTGACAACTTACGGGGTAAATATGATTGCTTGGATAAATGATATTCATGAACAGGCAAAATTACTTTCGGAGCAACATGTTAATCAAACCGTGCGTGATCATTACAGAGCGATGATGTACCGGATAGAACAGGATATGAAATTAATAGCTTCTGTTACGAAGTAA